AATGCCGGGGTTGAGGACGAATGAAGTCAGGCCCGTCGCCCGCGCCAGATCGATATTGCCTGGAGCCAGCGCGCCACCAAAAGCGGTCGAATTGACTAAAAGGGTACCGTTGGACGAGGCAGTCGTACTATCCGGGGTCAGCTTGCCGTAACTGACGTGATCGGGAAACTGCAGGCCAAGGTTGAGCAGGCGATTGCGCGACACTTCGAGCACCTCGACTTCGAGCATCACTTCAGGCAACGCCAGATCGAGCGATTCGATCAGTTTCTCGGCGAGCTTGATGGCATCCGGCGTGTCCTTGACGATGAGCAGGTTGAGCTTTTCGTCGATGAAGACATCCTTGCTCTTGATCATGCTCTTGATCAGCGCCTGGGCCTGCTTGACGTCGGCATTGGCGAGGTAGAAGGTCTTGACGACGGTTTCCTGATATTCCTTGAGTTTGGCGGGAATATTGGGATAGATCAGCACCGAGTTGTCATTGAGGAGCTTGCGGTCGAGCTGGTTAGTTACGAGGATCAGGCGCAGAGCATCCTCAATACTGACATTACGCACAAATAGGGTGATCTTGACGTCGGCCTTGACATCCTTGTCGAGGACGAAATTGAGGCCGGCCGTTCGCGACATTACCTCGAAGGCGGCGCGCAGGGGCGTGTCGCGGAATTCCAGGGTAATCGGCTTGGCAAACGGACCGTTGATTCCCTGGGCAGTCGACCGCGCATTCGCCTCATCGTCGCGGATGCGCTTCAGACTGGCCCTCGCTTCGCTCTGATTCGGGTCTTCCGTCAGCACGATGCGCAGCAGATTTTCTGCCGCCACCGAATCGCTTTTCTTCAACAAGGTTTCGGCATCCCGGACGACACCCTGACGACGGCGCGCCGCTGAAATTTCGGCCAGCCCACCATTGGCCCGCACGTTGTCGGAATCGGTCTTCAAGACCTGACGAAACAGGGTCTCGGCCTCGTCCAGCCTGCCCGCAGCACGGGTGCTTTCGGCCACGCTGAGCTGACGCCCGGAGAGGATCTCGCGCTGACGGTAATACTGGCTACGCACTTCCGGATCATCTGGCTTGTCGCGCAAGGCTTTGGCCAACAGTTCGACGCCCTGCTCTTGCTTGCCTTCGGCCAGCAGGCGACGCCCTTCGTCAAAGGCCGGGTTGCTGCTGCATGCCGCTAGCAGCGTACTGACCAGCAGCGCCAGCAGTAGCGGCCTGTATTGTTTGGCAATCACTGATTTCTTCCTGTACTCAATTGCTGCTTCTCGTTGAGAGGCAAATAGGTAAATGCGACCGACTGCGGCGAAATGCCGTCGACCCGATAGGTGTTGTCGATGACATCGCCTTCTTTGACGAGGATCTGACGCATCTGCTGGGCGAGAAAGACGGTGACCTTCCCATCGTCGAGCAATGAGCCGCGATACTGGAAAGGCAATGGCGGCGCCACCGGTTTCGGCGGCGGCGGTGCGGGTAGTGGCGGAGGAAGCCAGCTCTGGCGCGGAAACAGACTGACCGGGCCTACTGCGGCCGGCTTCTCCGGTGAGGCCACATCCGCCGCCCAGACCGGCAGACTCACGACAATCATCGCCAGCAGGAGTAAGCAGCGGCTCATGGTTGCCGCACCAGCAAACCGAGACTAACGCGAGCCTCCAGCATGTCGTTGCCGATATCATCCCGGCGCAGCGAAAACTCCTCGACCATCAACCCGGGTTGGGCTTCGATAGCCTCGTCGAGCCAGCGCCGGAGCTGGAGATAATCGCCCTTGGCGGGAAACGCTATGCGATAGTGCAAGAGGCGGGTATCCGGTTCGGGCTGCAGTTTGTAGTCGCCCTGCTCGAGACGAACACCACTGTTCCGGGCGGCCGTATGAACACCGGCGATAACCGAATCAATGGCGTTAACATCCACCAGTTCGGACACCAGAAGCCCCCGGATTTCGCTCTGCGAACTAGCGGCG
The DNA window shown above is from Dechloromonas sp. HYN0024 and carries:
- a CDS encoding secretin N-terminal domain-containing protein, producing the protein MIAKQYRPLLLALLVSTLLAACSSNPAFDEGRRLLAEGKQEQGVELLAKALRDKPDDPEVRSQYYRQREILSGRQLSVAESTRAAGRLDEAETLFRQVLKTDSDNVRANGGLAEISAARRRQGVVRDAETLLKKSDSVAAENLLRIVLTEDPNQSEARASLKRIRDDEANARSTAQGINGPFAKPITLEFRDTPLRAAFEVMSRTAGLNFVLDKDVKADVKITLFVRNVSIEDALRLILVTNQLDRKLLNDNSVLIYPNIPAKLKEYQETVVKTFYLANADVKQAQALIKSMIKSKDVFIDEKLNLLIVKDTPDAIKLAEKLIESLDLALPEVMLEVEVLEVSRNRLLNLGLQFPDHVSYGKLTPDSTTASSNGTLLVNSTAFGGALAPGNIDLARATGLTSFVLNPGITLNLKKQDGDSRLLANPRIRVINREKAKIHIGDKLPVFTTTSTANVGVAASVSYLDVGLKLEVEPTVHLDENVEMKVGLEVSSIVKEVAGPSNSLAYQIGTRSANTVLRLRDGETQILAGLINDEERSSANRIPGLGDMPVVGRLFSSQSDSKNKTEIVLLITPRVIRNVVRPEASAPAIVSGTEMAVGVAPFTIRAGGLRGISSGGASRQNEILAVEPAVADAPLAEVQQVAPPSVEAVPAPAAGK